The following are encoded together in the Nocardioides okcheonensis genome:
- a CDS encoding IS110 family transposase yields the protein MTVKPAEQVVTRQIIVGVDTHKYVHVAIALDQLGTQLAAQHVAANREGYAQLEAWAAAMAGDGRVSAYGVDGTGSYGVGLASFLRRTGHRVIEVNRGDRRSRRSNGKSDTLDAEAGARAVLGGQAGQGCPQVRRRRSRDDPADQNRPRHRPQSQDQRHHHLEGTHRHRTRRAARATCRPFRQGPHRQVRLTATRRGHLTDREHQALTALTRQTLPSVGSQDR from the coding sequence ATGACCGTCAAACCCGCCGAGCAGGTAGTGACCAGGCAGATCATCGTCGGCGTCGACACCCACAAGTACGTCCACGTTGCCATCGCACTGGACCAGCTCGGCACCCAACTCGCCGCGCAGCACGTCGCCGCCAATCGTGAGGGCTACGCACAACTAGAAGCGTGGGCTGCAGCGATGGCTGGCGACGGCCGCGTGAGCGCCTACGGCGTCGATGGCACGGGCAGCTACGGCGTCGGCCTGGCCAGCTTCCTGCGCCGCACCGGCCACCGCGTGATCGAGGTCAACCGTGGCGACCGCCGCAGCCGACGCAGCAACGGCAAGAGCGACACTCTCGACGCCGAGGCCGGTGCTCGTGCCGTGCTGGGCGGGCAGGCAGGCCAAGGCTGTCCCCAAGTCCGCCGACGGCGCAGCCGAGATGATCCGGCAGACCAAAATCGCCCGCGACACCGCCCGCAAAGCCAAGACCAGCGCCATCATCACCTTGAAGGCACTCATCGTCACCGCACCCGCCGAGCTGCGCGAGCAACTTGCCGGCCTTTCCGACAAGGTCCTCATCGACAAGTGCGCCTCACTGCGACCAGGCGCGGTCACCTCACCGACCGCGAGCACCAAGCACTCACTGCGCTCACTCGCCAAACGCTTCCAAGCGTTGGGAGCCAAGATCGGTGA
- a CDS encoding transposase: MLIVFGDNPERVHSEAGFAKLCGASPIPASSGMTNRHRLSRAGHREANAALYRAVIVRMRFHQPTIDDVARRTTDGLSKRDIIRCLKRYLAREVYQAVMTDHRAPQDATSPRPPRRSLDL, translated from the coding sequence ATGCTCATCGTCTTTGGGGACAACCCCGAGCGCGTTCACTCCGAGGCAGGCTTCGCCAAGCTCTGCGGCGCCAGCCCCATCCCGGCATCCTCCGGGATGACCAACCGTCACCGGCTCTCACGAGCCGGGCACCGAGAAGCGAACGCGGCGCTCTACCGGGCGGTGATCGTGCGGATGCGATTCCATCAGCCGACCATCGACGACGTCGCTCGCCGTACTACCGACGGACTGTCCAAACGCGACATCATCCGATGCCTCAAGCGCTACCTGGCGCGCGAGGTCTACCAAGCCGTCATGACCGACCACCGCGCACCACAAGACGCCACGAGCCCCAGGCCGCCGCGACGAAGTCTTGACCTATAG